The DNA sequence GCAAAGGGTCCGTGGGGCAGCTCCGTCAATAAGGCCAGGGACGTGTCCACGTCCAGCGTACCGAAACGCAATACCAGGCACGATGCGATGACCCTCCCAGTAAGATCGGCGAATCCCGCAAATACGAACACGGTCAGGAGCGTGCTCCATTCGGGCTTTCTCCCGGTCAACGCGACAAGACCGTAGAACGCCGCCGCCAGACAGAGGATCTCGGCCAACACCGCCAATGGTGAAAGGACCAGGATCTTCAGCCGGCTGAGCAACTGCTTGAACTGACCAAGGTCGCGCTGGTCCTCGATCATCTTCCGCAGCGTGGACCGTTCCACGACATCGACCTGTCGGCTTTCAATCTCGGCGATCGCATTTTGCACGCTGCGTTGGACCCCGCGGTCGATGAGACCGGTCTCAATCGTCATCCAGCCCAGAACAAGATGCGCCGCCAGCAACAGCGTGAGGGGCCAGGCGTACGCGGGCACGTCCTCGACGCGGCGGAAGAACGATCGCGGATGAAGCAAAGCCCCGGGGATGTCGACCAATCCCACGCGCTTTCGCGGTGCGGCTTCGGCAGGTCTCGCAGCAACACCAGTAGACACGGGGCCATTCCGTGGGAAATGCGAACAATAGGGCATCCACACGTGCTTAAGACGCTTCAGCGACACCGGATGCCGGGTTCCACTATATCCCGTATTCGACCGACACCAAGGAGTATTCCGCGGTGCCCTACGGTTTCCGACAACGGGCTACACCGCCTTACGCTGTTCGCTCTTGGAGTTCGCAGATTCGGGAGAAGAACGGTTGTCGTGGTGTACTGGGAGATGAGATGGAAGAACGCTCGGGCAACCAGGGTCGTGAGGTTGGCACGCTGGACTCGAACTCGGCGGCCACGGATGGCCCCACATGTGCCGCATCGGCGGGTGCTCGCCTCGGCAACTCGAAGCAATATTCCCGCGCGCCAGGATCAGGCGCCGTTTCGCGAAAGGCTGTGCGCGGACTGTCGAGACTTCTTCGAAGGGAGGATCCGGACAGTCAACAACATGCCCGCAATCCATCCCCAGGCTGCGACGATTCCGGCGCCGCAAAGCGGAAGCCGAGGCCCGACCGGCGGCTGGCCGTTATCCGGATCGTCATTTCCTCCGTCAGTGACTGTGCCCATATCGCCATTGGTGC is a window from the Phycisphaerae bacterium genome containing:
- a CDS encoding YIP1 family protein, which encodes MSTGVAARPAEAAPRKRVGLVDIPGALLHPRSFFRRVEDVPAYAWPLTLLLAAHLVLGWMTIETGLIDRGVQRSVQNAIAEIESRQVDVVERSTLRKMIEDQRDLGQFKQLLSRLKILVLSPLAVLAEILCLAAAFYGLVALTGRKPEWSTLLTVFVFAGFADLTGRVIASCLVLRFGTLDVDTSLALLTELPHGPFAAMPASSAAMLSGLLSAADPFRMWFWWIAATGLSTTHQLRGWRAGVACGFCWLAAAAFRGFLATAALSNAA